In one window of Pseudodesulfovibrio sediminis DNA:
- the lpxB gene encoding lipid-A-disaccharide synthase, whose protein sequence is MQTDNPSRPIWFSVGEASGDLHGAELIKRLRQVDENATFTGMGGPSMEAEGMDIRYSMKLISLVGFTEIFSALPRILTLLGKIKRELAGLMPRAIILVDCPEFNFRIAKIAKKLGIPVYYYISPQIWAWRSGRANFLREHVRNVICILPFEKAFYKKYGMDVDYVGSPLMDVLPLEELDQIPVKENRIGLLPGSRNKEVSSLLPKFAATAKMLQADHPDLSYVIVRAPGMEKERLLSFWPADIPVEIVEPDTRYETFRSCKLIMAASGTVTLETALIGTPVMVAYEVSPISYMVGKMLINVEYISLPNLIMEREVYPEFVQEAATPENLTAKAREWLDNEAAYNAVKTDLAGLRTMVGDPGAPMRAARIILNDLALLDGRP, encoded by the coding sequence ATGCAGACTGACAATCCATCCAGGCCCATCTGGTTCAGCGTGGGCGAGGCTTCCGGCGACCTGCACGGTGCGGAACTCATCAAGCGACTCAGGCAAGTGGACGAGAACGCCACCTTCACAGGCATGGGCGGTCCGTCCATGGAAGCCGAAGGCATGGACATCCGCTACTCCATGAAACTCATCTCCCTTGTGGGCTTTACGGAAATCTTCAGTGCCCTGCCGCGCATCCTCACATTGCTCGGCAAAATCAAACGGGAACTCGCCGGGCTCATGCCCCGCGCAATCATCCTCGTGGACTGCCCCGAGTTCAACTTTCGCATTGCCAAAATCGCCAAGAAACTCGGTATTCCTGTCTATTACTATATTAGCCCGCAAATCTGGGCATGGCGTTCGGGACGCGCCAACTTCCTGCGAGAGCACGTCCGCAATGTCATCTGCATTCTCCCGTTCGAAAAGGCTTTTTACAAAAAATACGGCATGGACGTGGACTACGTGGGAAGCCCGCTCATGGATGTGCTTCCCCTTGAGGAGCTGGATCAAATCCCGGTCAAAGAAAACCGCATCGGCCTGCTGCCCGGCTCACGCAACAAGGAGGTCTCGTCCCTGCTGCCCAAATTTGCCGCGACCGCCAAAATGCTGCAGGCGGACCACCCGGACCTCTCCTACGTCATTGTCCGCGCTCCGGGCATGGAAAAGGAGCGGCTCCTTTCATTCTGGCCCGCCGACATCCCAGTGGAGATAGTGGAACCGGACACCCGGTACGAAACCTTCCGTTCCTGCAAGCTGATCATGGCCGCCTCAGGCACCGTGACACTGGAAACCGCCCTCATCGGCACCCCGGTCATGGTGGCATACGAGGTCTCGCCCATTTCCTATATGGTAGGCAAGATGCTGATCAACGTGGAATACATCTCCCTGCCCAACCTGATCATGGAACGGGAAGTCTACCCGGAATTCGTCCAGGAGGCAGCCACCCCGGAGAACCTCACCGCCAAAGCCAGGGAATGGCTGGACAACGAAGCAGCCTACAACGCGGTCAAAACAGACCTGGCCGGTCTGCGCACCATGGTCGGCGACCCCGGTGCGCCCATGCGTGCGGCCCGGATCATCCTCAATGATCTGGCGCTGCTCGACGGACGCCCCTGA